The genome window gtaGAGGACCTgtcctcactttcaggaaatcaGGGCTGCTGCAACTTCCTTGGAGGAACTCtaggaagaagaccttctgctttCAAATACCTTCAcatctaaagaaagaaagaaaaaaccttcAAGAATCCTTTCTCCAATCAAGGTATCCTTCTGCTTTGAAATCTCTCAGTCGGGAAGATCAGTTTTGCCGAGCTGAATATGTTTCTTGGTGATGCTTTTGCATCTGCCAGCAAAGCTCTCCAAAAGTCTAGCTCAGCAGCTGCCATTCCGAATCTTTGCACAGAATTACCTGTGAACATCTGGCTCAAGGTAAGAGAAATAAAATAGCATCTCACCTGTCAGggtaattttctttttgcttcttaactgccatcgCCTATCCTACCCAACTCTTCTTTGCTTCTTTTAAGATGTTAAGagtgatttgtttaaccaaattcatTTCGGATGAATCTGTTTCCTTTGTTACCCTTTCTTACATGTAGGAGATCTGTCTTTCTCAGacttttaaatatattacttTTGGATGGCAGCACCCATACAAAATCCTGGTTTAATTACTGTATAAAGAGGTTCAGGCATTTCTCTCATAAGAGAACACAAACCAGAaaactggcgggggggggggacccaTTTCAATATATAGCCTGAATACTATTATAAAGGGTTTGAATATGCTGTGAAACAAgttagttaaaatattttttgtattttatgactTATTTACTTAACCTGCTCAAACCAAATTTTTGTCATTTAAAACCTAAAAGATTATCTGTACACTAAAATGTTACTTagagtttaatttaaaaaaaaataaaagtattatgGAACATCACTGATATTGTTGATCATTATTTTTGTCTcacaaagtgattttttttaaaaaaaaaatacagtttcaAAAGTGATTTTCTGGTTCTAACATTTTGCAACGTTTTTTGTATTCCCTTTGATTGCTTGCAGACCAGATTTTTTAAGGAACATTCTTTCTTTAACATGTAGATCAGCTTAAGGGGCTGCCCCTCAAGCTGTTCTAAGAGCACCCCCTGCCTGCAGACTCAACTACAGTATCCTCTGTAGTTTCAATCCTTGGTCCTTCTCATTGGCAcacttctctccttttcttttcttcctttcctgatatttaaaataatattctttcCAAACAACCAAGTGCCTCACATCTCAAGTCTCCTTAAAGTGTAGGTAACAAATGTGTCAGCACATGCAAGGAATTGCTCTGCCGTTGGAGGGAACCAACACGATTGTAGAGCCAGTAATTTTATTTCCTGGAGGATCCACTGAAGAAACAAGAGAAAAGGGCAAAAGGGAAGAACGGTGCCTGAGGCTAGTTTCTAAACAGCTGGTCACAGATGATACACATCTGATTCTCACAGATTTTGTTCCTCCACCCCTTCTTAGTCTTTCAATTGCAGTTAGAAAACACTGGACATCCTACCTGCTGATCAAGGAAAGTGACAACTTCTAGATGGATTTTCAAATTTTACCAATTTTGGCAGGACCCAAGTGACCAACTAACACAGATAaaatgtgttttcctgaaaataagactgggtcttatgttaattatattatatttttttataatttttatattaatttttgctccaaaagacacactagggcttattttatggttaggtcttattttgggggaaatatggtactaaatgcatccatctggctgacaatctgaactggggcttattttggcggtagggcttatattacgagcatcctgaaaaatcatgcttggacttattttctggttgggtcttattttcggggaagcagGGTAACCAATCTATTTGTCTTCTGTAGTGCTTGAACTGCTGATTAACAATCCATTACATTTAAGAAAGCTCATTCAATGTCTTATTATCTCCCAGGTCTGCAGCACCGAAGATGTCTGGACCACAGATGTGTATGTCTTGCTGGTTTCTTCTGGCCATGTGCTTCAGCCATCCTTTAATCATGGCTGCTGGTTTACAGCAAAACCTGAAGAATGAGATGTTCCGTTTCTATCATATGTTGCTGCTTGCAGAGGGCAAGGAAACGACCATCTCTCTCCCCAAAGAGATGCCTCAAAGGTGAGGGGCCCATCCTTTACTTTCCATTTTGGTAGATTCCACAGCCACCTTCTTCTAAAGGATGTTTTTTGTTTATGGGTTTGAGATGAAAGTCTTCTGTCCAAGGGTTTGTCTTACGACATCCCTCCGATTCCCAAACTGTGTTGAGAGGACAACTTCAGCAATGAAGTATTTTAACATGGAACTCAGAGAAGGTTTTCAAAAACCAACTTCCAAGGGAGCTCTGGCTTTCCCATATTTATAGGAAGGTGCTTTGATATTTTTGAGATTGATAAAACTTGAGTGTAAACATGCtgtttccaaaataaaatattcacaggAATTATTTTAGCTAGATAATCCCATCAAATTCTGACTATATTGTTTATGTTAAGTTCATctggtttctctcccccccccccacttctgtgATGTAAAATGAACACAAATCCATTCATTTCCAGGTGCTATTTTGTTCTAAAaggaagcaaaacctcttcattCTTCACAGTGAGAGTAACCCCATGTGACATCCCCATTGAGTGGAGTATACGAGTCCCTAAGACATCTGCAGACCATTTTGGAAAAACAATTTCTGGTAAGCAAGAGGGAAAttgaatctctttctctctctctccttttctctctactCTCTTGTCTTCTGtcgccttctctcttctctccccttctttccttttctctctctctcctttcccctctctccttctctctctctccttctctctctcgccttctcttccttctctctctctccttctctctcctctctctccttctctctctctccttctctctcctctctctctccccttctcactctcttcttctttctctctccttctccctctctctccttctctctttctccttctctctctctctccttctctctctcactcactccttttccttcttcctttccatttctctttctcttaacaGAGAGATCTATAGTGTATGAAAGAAAGATTTACTTAGATTCATTTGGAACCTGATTTGTACCAACTATTAACCAACAAGATTTTTATCCATAATTAAAGCTTTAACACTGAAGTCTCAGCATCAGCAAAATCCCTTCTAGGACTGGAAGCTAAGCAGGCTCAGACCTGGTTAATACTTGGAGGGAAGACTCCAAGAAGTAACCTTGactaaataaaggtaaaggttcccctcacacatacgtgctagtcattgccagctctagggggcggtgctcatctttgtttcaaagccgaagagccagcgctgtccgaagaagtctccgtggtcatgtggccggcatgactcaatgccaaaagcacacggaacgctgttaccttcccaccaaaggtggtccctattttttctacttgcatttttacgtgctttcgaaactgctaggttggcagaagctaggacaagtaacgggagctcaccttgttacacggcagcactagggattcgaaccgccgagctgccaacttttcgattgacaagctcaacgtcctagcccctgagccaccgcgtcccaaccTTGACTAGAAATTTTCCAGAAAGCACAATGGAAAGGGTTTCTATTGCTGCCTTCTGCCATTATTTTTAAACCTTGACTAGAAAGTTTAAAAATAATGGCAGAAGGCAGCAATAGAAACCCTTTCCATTGTGCTTTCTGGAAAATTACATAGACTTCAAACCCAACTTAAATATGACCTGAATCTGTTTCCAGATTCCCAAAACCAAAACGACAGGTAGTGCAGACTTTCTCAAGGTATCTAGATTGTATTCACTAGTCAGTATATGTTTTTCCCATTAACTTCAAAAATTTTGCCTCTCTTCTATTGAATTGGCAGATAATTTGAATGCTCAGGAAGTCCTCCGATTCCAGAAGGGCCCCAAGTGGGTGCAGACTCTCTTTAATTATCGAGGTAATTCAGTGGAAACCTACACAGGATCATCTCACCATTCCGCAGTCTACATGCTTGAATTCCTCTCCATTGAGAAAGACACCCAGATTAAAGCATATTTGACCACAGACCCCAAATCTGATCACTTTTATCCAGAACTTCCGATGGATCCCCGCATTGATGTCATTGGGATTGGCCCCACCACAGTAACTCTGGCTTGGAAGCACAGTCCGAGTGCCCTGCCACCCCAAGGAAACATTCATTATTGTCTCCTGGTGAACGAAAACTACAATTTCAAGACTTTctgcgcagcagaaacagcaacACAAGCTTTGGGGGTGAAACTATCTCCTTCTTTGATGAGCTTTCCTTCCACAGGTAGCCTTCCATCTCCGGAACCAAAAGCCCCATTCAAGAGTGAAGTCAGCATGAGTTACAAAGATGGCAATGCACAGGTGAAACAAGTTTGTGTGGGACTCACAAACACCTACACAGTGTCCCACTTGACTCCTGGCATTCAGTACTACTTTGATGTTTTTGTCGTCAATTTCCTCACCAATACCAGTGCTGCTTATACTGGAGCCTTCGCCTGGACTCTTGAAAATCCTGAGCCCAACGTGAGCAAACTGAAGGATGGGAAGGTGATTCAGTTGAGACTGGATGGGAGGAAGCAGCCCTTTTACAATTTGCTGTACCAGGCAACGCAGAAGCAGGTCCAGTTTGCCTTCCAGTCTTGCAGTGGGCAACTCCAAGTGGAAATATCCAAGGACGGGGAAGTCCTGATGTCAGAGATATTTGCTGGCTTGAGGCATTTCATCCTGAAAGGAAAGTTGGGAGACACCTACCTGGTCCATCTCTGGTCCGCTGAGACTTCAGCTGCATCCGCGAAGGTTCAGGTGTCCTCTCTCTTCCATAGGCCTTTCTTCCCAGCTCTCCCAGAGAGTTTAAAAATCAAATCCTTTAAGAAACTGAGGAGCTGCCATTCAGTCACCATCGCCTGGCTTGGAACTCAGGAACTGAGCAAGTATTGCATCTACAAGAAGGAGATTGAGGAGGACCAGACATGGATGGCCACCAGGAAAGTCGATAGGTGCTCTGGGCCGGAGTCAAGGCAGAAAAGTGAAAAAGTGCTCTGCAAATTCTTCCACGATCTCAATCTGCAACGAGCTGTGACTACGGAAACCATCCGAGGCCTGGAAGCAGGGACGTCCTATCTTTTTGATGTGTATCTCATTGGGTCCTCGGGGGTTCCCATCCGCTATTACAGCAAAGTTGTGAAGACCAGGAAGAGATGTTGAGCACCTTCCAACATCGGAGGAGAGGTCAAACTGGAGAAACACTAGGCAAAAGTAACATTGGTGGTTGCTGCCTTCAGAATAAACCGGGACACAAAATTGTGTTTGAAGTTGCAAGATCGGAGATGGACATCTTAGCTTGGAAAACTAGATTTGCCCCTATAATCTCTCTCCTTTGACCCAGAGGTTCCTCCCTATGACAAAACACCTGCCCTTGAAATTAAATCATTCTTTTTCAAATCCAAACCTACAAAATCAAAAACCTGAAGGATGCCTATTTAGTAAGGTCCACTTTTTttgaagtttcaagataatcaaattcccctgctggaatggcctgggaatagcccagaccttaatccaattgaaaaacAATGGGGCcaattaaagaaacttgttagtcagaagcaacccagcaataaaacccacttaatagaagccatcattcaatcttggtttcacattataacagctgcagaactaaaaggcttggttcactccatgggaagacattgtaaggccgtaagtcatgctaaaggttacccaactaagtattaattgacatggtgataatttttgtatatcttgttttttctacgtgtttcacttttcttctttacaccgtaactgctattctagtagcaaatccttcataaaagttattgcattacattcctgattaaattatctttccattgatacataattgTATGGTACTAGGCAactaaagtggtgttattagctagttttagaaaatacacttttcccaaaaggtttccacaattttggccactaatgtCCATGGGCTAATCACATGGTCCTCTAATTCAGTTGCAAACAAATACCTGACGATATAAATATTGTCCATATAAAGAGTATAATATCCCTGATAATTAAAATAGTGGTGCATATTCTTAAGTAAAACCATTGCCTCCAACCCTACATCTGTTTTCCCAGAGAAAAAAGACTTATTGAATTCAATGGGGTTCATTTCTCTTTGTCTTTTCATTCTATGATTCCAAAAGATGATAAATTCTCATAGAAACCATAAAATTCTCATATAAATCATAGATAGAGCATAGAAATGTGTGAACTTCTCATACAGGCTAATTATGCTCCTGTTGTGTATATGCTGTATGGAAGTAACACCAGACCTAGCACCAAATTTGGAGAAAAGTGAGTTTTCATCTGTAGATCTCAGCACAGCTTCAATTGTTCTGAGGTCCTTTATGTCAATGATTTTCAGCTGAAATCTTCAAGAGAATATAAAAAGAGAAATTCAATCGCTAGAGGGCAGCACATTATTAGTCAAAGAAAGAATAATATCATGCAATAGGCTAGTAGGGTTAAGAAACCCAAACAAAGGTTGTTAACAGTGGGTGTGTCTACTACATGCAATGCCAACTAGATTCAGTGGAGCTCCTTTCCAGAAATTAGGAACAGAATTGCAACTTACTCTTTCagtggaaataaaaagaaaaccttaGAGGAGCATTAAGAAGCTTTTGAAGTTCTTCCACTACCAACATGTAGAGAGATTGATGGGCAGCTGATGTGAtccagagcagggctctccaaccttggcaactttaagacttctggacttcaactcccagaattcttggaattggaactctgggagttggcatccacaagtcttaaagctgccaaggttggagagccctgatctagagCCTTCAGAGGGTTAGAGAAGAGCTCAATTTTCTATCGGAAGCTCCCTTCATGTTCACAGCCAAGCtaagtctttctttcttcatttgaaAAAATGAGAATAAATAAACGGCTGGGATAATATGTGTtgtcttaacaactgcactgcctTGCTGTGAATGGATTAATTCCcgtatgcatattctttacttgatGGCCCTAAAATGTTATTCTGTCTGTAGGAGCTACTGAAGTTCTACTACTGGAAGACTTCCTTTCCTAGAATCCAAGGTGGCCCATTTAGGTCTTTTTCTGGAGCTtgtataggaggaggaggaaaacctcAACAGATCGTATGAGACTAGA of Ahaetulla prasina isolate Xishuangbanna chromosome 6, ASM2864084v1, whole genome shotgun sequence contains these proteins:
- the LOC131200747 gene encoding protein NDNF-like, coding for MSGPQMCMSCWFLLAMCFSHPLIMAAGLQQNLKNEMFRFYHMLLLAEGKETTISLPKEMPQRCYFVLKGSKTSSFFTVRVTPCDIPIEWSIRVPKTSADHFGKTISDNLNAQEVLRFQKGPKWVQTLFNYRGNSVETYTGSSHHSAVYMLEFLSIEKDTQIKAYLTTDPKSDHFYPELPMDPRIDVIGIGPTTVTLAWKHSPSALPPQGNIHYCLLVNENYNFKTFCAAETATQALGVKLSPSLMSFPSTGSLPSPEPKAPFKSEVSMSYKDGNAQVKQVCVGLTNTYTVSHLTPGIQYYFDVFVVNFLTNTSAAYTGAFAWTLENPEPNVSKLKDGKVIQLRLDGRKQPFYNLLYQATQKQVQFAFQSCSGQLQVEISKDGEVLMSEIFAGLRHFILKGKLGDTYLVHLWSAETSAASAKVQVSSLFHRPFFPALPESLKIKSFKKLRSCHSVTIAWLGTQELSKYCIYKKEIEEDQTWMATRKVDRCSGPESRQKSEKVLCKFFHDLNLQRAVTTETIRGLEAGTSYLFDVYLIGSSGVPIRYYSKVVKTRKRC